A region of Pueribacillus theae DNA encodes the following proteins:
- the pglZ gene encoding BREX-3 system phosphatase PglZ, whose protein sequence is MPNWRDVIINKFRNQSSSFLFVYDLDFLLNEEMILNYLAEKGYLVLRYDDSITFRYIYEQKIREKEKERKLIVFANEDISLPYEFEKKALKIKIDIQIIFPKFSANVIRKINREDFDGLYRVHQSYNGKPTEQETLAYIVKHFYKIPYEIIDGEVGLYKILLSIHYQSKNIPEALVEFLYKNWNQIHAFKKLPLKDMIGSSKFFYRYLEEEWKKLVMDVSRYESGQVHDPLAIEYRSPLADGDVRRMMNDLFLEGTLEKVKGIEASNLPDWMMQGIEAKESVEDMEKKLDFLYSDILNKLSDAKRYQDWIKIIVHLAEYKHTSISMGKDHDELIKNVNQAFQSWMLKHYHSLTSLPPYPKPKLVHHIPHTINNDKANNDKVALLVLDGMSYFEWIFVRNHLKVKGFNFDEDGVFAWVPTLTSVSRQAIFSGNAPLTFGKSITTTATEEKWWKAFWEEHGVLKQYVTYQKGLGAETYDRSSIKGLSREATKVYGAVVDVIDQISHHAVLGEKSIFSQLQLWLESNYLENLLQELHQAGFTIYITSDHGNTNATGIGRISEGVLVDQRGERVRIYRDRTIYEDSAYELPAIKWPNIGLPDDYYVLLAQYGQAFVPNGQNIVTHGGISIEEVIVPFAKVDSVKGSGLE, encoded by the coding sequence ATGCCGAATTGGCGGGATGTCATTATTAATAAGTTCAGAAATCAGAGTAGTTCCTTTCTCTTTGTGTACGATTTAGATTTTTTACTAAATGAGGAAATGATCCTGAATTATTTAGCAGAGAAGGGCTATCTTGTTTTACGATATGATGACAGCATAACATTTCGCTATATCTACGAACAAAAAATTCGAGAAAAAGAAAAGGAACGAAAACTAATCGTCTTTGCCAATGAAGACATCTCCTTACCTTATGAATTTGAGAAAAAAGCATTAAAAATAAAAATTGATATTCAAATAATATTCCCTAAGTTCTCTGCAAATGTTATCCGGAAGATAAATAGAGAGGATTTTGATGGCTTATACCGCGTCCATCAATCATATAATGGGAAACCAACTGAACAAGAAACACTAGCTTATATTGTAAAACACTTTTATAAAATTCCATATGAAATCATTGATGGAGAAGTTGGATTATATAAAATCCTGCTTTCAATTCATTATCAAAGTAAGAATATCCCTGAGGCATTGGTCGAATTTTTATATAAAAATTGGAATCAGATTCATGCTTTCAAAAAATTACCGTTAAAGGACATGATAGGTTCTTCGAAATTCTTTTACCGCTATCTAGAGGAAGAATGGAAGAAGTTAGTGATGGATGTTTCACGATATGAGAGTGGACAAGTTCATGATCCGCTAGCTATTGAATACCGCAGCCCATTAGCTGATGGTGATGTACGCAGAATGATGAATGATTTATTTTTAGAGGGAACGTTGGAAAAAGTAAAAGGCATAGAAGCATCCAATTTACCTGATTGGATGATGCAAGGTATTGAAGCAAAAGAATCTGTTGAAGATATGGAAAAGAAGCTTGATTTTCTGTATAGCGATATACTAAACAAACTATCAGATGCAAAAAGATATCAGGACTGGATAAAAATAATAGTACATCTTGCTGAATATAAACATACATCAATAAGCATGGGAAAAGATCATGATGAGTTAATTAAGAATGTAAACCAAGCTTTCCAATCATGGATGCTGAAGCATTACCATTCTTTAACGAGTTTACCGCCTTATCCGAAGCCAAAGCTCGTCCACCACATTCCACATACAATAAATAACGATAAAGCTAATAATGATAAGGTGGCTTTATTAGTATTAGACGGAATGAGTTATTTTGAATGGATATTCGTAAGGAATCATTTAAAAGTTAAAGGTTTTAACTTTGATGAAGATGGGGTTTTTGCCTGGGTTCCAACTTTAACATCTGTGTCTCGCCAAGCCATTTTTTCCGGCAATGCCCCTTTAACTTTTGGTAAATCGATTACAACTACAGCTACTGAGGAAAAATGGTGGAAAGCTTTTTGGGAAGAACACGGTGTTTTAAAGCAATACGTGACTTATCAAAAAGGGTTAGGAGCGGAAACTTATGATCGGTCAAGCATAAAAGGGTTATCAAGAGAAGCTACTAAAGTGTACGGGGCTGTTGTGGATGTGATTGACCAAATTTCCCATCATGCAGTACTCGGCGAAAAAAGTATCTTTTCACAATTACAATTATGGTTAGAATCAAACTATCTTGAAAACTTATTACAAGAGTTACATCAAGCTGGGTTCACAATATATATAACGTCAGATCATGGAAATACCAATGCAACGGGAATTGGGCGAATATCTGAGGGCGTTTTAGTCGATCAAAGAGGCGAACGGGTTCGAATTTATCGGGATCGTACCATTTATGAAGATTCAGCATATGAATTACCAGCTATAAAGTGGCCCAATATCGGATTGCCTGATGATTACTATGTACTCTTAGCACAATACGGACAAGCGTTTGTTCCAAATGGGCAAAATATTGTCACACACGGCGGCATTAGCATAGAAGAAGTCATTGTACCATTCGCCAAGGTTGATTCAGTTAAGGGAAGTGGATTGGAATGA
- a CDS encoding DNA methyltransferase, which translates to MNKEPTQLSFDEEKSQADNGPVICLGMTFKNDKERREYFREELRKKLPELKKIEGFPIGEDEDIIALSDPPYYTACPNPWINEIINEWGSSNKVCKDDYQKYPFASDVSVGKNDPFYNAHGYHTKVPYKAILKYILHYTDPDDVVFDGFSGTGATGVAAKASGDKETVKSLGYEVDNDNNIYLEGNKVSKIGKRNVILNDLSPSATLISYNYNKNDKALEFEQEADRILKEVKNETMWMYKTRHRNNEYGLITDIVWSDVFLCSNCSSEVVYWDVAVDLDSKKMKKEIICPKCHSVLERRSLDRVWVTYYDQDIQQTLDVAKQVPVLVNYVVGTKRYSKKVDEEDLQLLKKIEMSKSKLWYPTDKIPEGYNTRQPLVSHGVLYVHQFYTKRNLLTLACLFDRIKKSVFFNKLLFFFQASINRATKTNRFRFGGTGGLSGTLYIPSLSVERSVIFLLENKLKDQLKILRNDDNNNHFGLITQSSSTNLNIKENSVDYIFTDPPFGSNIMYSELNFLWESWLNVYTNNAQESIINPVQKKNLDDYKYLMEQSFKNFFKILKPNRWLTVEFSNSQSSVWNAIQEAIQKAGFVIANVSTLDKKQGSFKAVTTTTAVTQDLIISAYKPKQENIEKMKQQINTDESAWTFITQHLEQLPKFSGTKGAAEVISERTPRILFDRMVAYHVQNGLPVPISSAEFQANVVQRFPMRDGMIFLESQVAEYDKKRTLVKEFTQLNLFVSDENSAIEWIRQQLMKKPQTRQDIHPDFMKELQHIAKHEKLPELDDLLNQNFLRYDGDGPVPNQILTYLRRNYKDLRGLEPDDPKVVEKAMHRWYVPDPNKQADLEKLRERALLREYESYLKELEGNKKKLRTFRTEAIRAGFKKAYSDKDFESIVKVGERIPEKVIQEDDKLLMYYDNACIRLGL; encoded by the coding sequence TTGAATAAAGAACCAACACAATTATCATTCGATGAAGAAAAATCCCAAGCAGATAACGGACCCGTTATCTGCTTAGGCATGACTTTTAAAAATGATAAAGAACGAAGAGAATATTTCCGTGAAGAATTGAGAAAAAAATTACCTGAATTAAAGAAAATTGAAGGTTTTCCAATTGGGGAAGACGAGGATATTATTGCTTTATCTGATCCACCATATTACACTGCTTGCCCGAATCCTTGGATTAATGAAATTATAAATGAATGGGGAAGTAGTAACAAAGTGTGCAAGGATGACTATCAAAAGTATCCATTTGCATCCGATGTATCTGTAGGGAAAAATGATCCGTTTTATAATGCCCATGGTTACCATACAAAAGTCCCTTACAAAGCTATTTTAAAATATATATTACATTATACTGATCCAGATGATGTTGTTTTTGATGGTTTTTCTGGGACAGGGGCAACGGGTGTAGCTGCTAAGGCTAGCGGAGATAAAGAAACAGTGAAATCACTTGGTTATGAAGTTGATAATGATAATAATATCTATTTAGAGGGGAATAAAGTATCTAAAATAGGAAAAAGAAATGTAATATTAAATGATTTATCACCCTCTGCAACTTTAATATCCTATAATTATAATAAAAATGATAAGGCCTTGGAGTTTGAGCAAGAAGCTGATAGGATACTAAAAGAAGTTAAAAATGAAACAATGTGGATGTACAAAACAAGGCATCGAAATAATGAATATGGTTTAATTACTGACATTGTATGGAGTGATGTTTTTCTGTGTTCGAATTGCTCCAGTGAAGTTGTATATTGGGATGTAGCTGTAGATTTAGATTCCAAAAAAATGAAAAAAGAAATTATTTGTCCAAAATGCCATTCAGTTTTAGAAAGGAGAAGTTTGGATAGGGTTTGGGTTACATACTATGACCAAGACATACAACAAACTTTGGATGTAGCAAAACAAGTGCCTGTATTAGTAAACTATGTGGTTGGTACAAAAAGGTATTCAAAAAAGGTGGACGAAGAAGATCTACAATTATTAAAAAAAATTGAAATGTCAAAGTCTAAGCTTTGGTATCCCACAGATAAGATTCCTGAAGGATATAATACTAGGCAACCTTTGGTAAGTCATGGCGTATTATATGTCCACCAATTTTATACGAAAAGGAATTTATTAACATTAGCATGTTTGTTTGATAGGATTAAGAAATCTGTATTTTTCAATAAATTATTATTTTTCTTTCAAGCATCAATAAATAGAGCAACAAAAACCAATCGTTTTAGATTTGGTGGGACTGGGGGGTTAAGTGGAACCCTATATATACCCTCACTTTCGGTAGAGAGATCAGTTATTTTTTTATTAGAAAATAAGTTAAAAGATCAATTAAAGATTCTTAGGAATGATGACAATAATAATCATTTTGGGCTTATTACACAGTCATCATCTACGAACTTAAATATTAAGGAAAACTCAGTCGATTACATTTTCACAGATCCACCATTTGGATCTAACATAATGTATTCGGAACTAAACTTTTTATGGGAATCATGGTTGAATGTATACACAAATAATGCCCAAGAATCGATTATAAATCCAGTACAGAAAAAAAATTTAGATGACTATAAATATTTAATGGAGCAAAGCTTTAAAAATTTCTTTAAAATACTTAAGCCTAATAGATGGTTGACTGTTGAGTTTAGCAACTCTCAGTCAAGTGTATGGAATGCTATCCAAGAAGCTATACAAAAGGCAGGGTTTGTCATAGCAAATGTATCAACATTAGATAAAAAGCAAGGTAGTTTTAAAGCAGTAACCACAACTACTGCAGTAACGCAAGATTTGATAATTTCAGCATACAAACCAAAGCAGGAAAATATAGAAAAAATGAAACAGCAAATTAATACAGATGAATCTGCATGGACTTTTATTACACAACACCTAGAGCAACTCCCGAAATTTTCTGGAACAAAAGGAGCTGCTGAGGTTATTTCAGAAAGGACACCTCGAATCCTTTTTGATCGAATGGTTGCTTATCATGTACAGAATGGTTTACCAGTACCTATATCTTCAGCTGAATTTCAGGCTAATGTTGTACAGCGTTTCCCAATGAGAGATGGTATGATCTTTCTAGAAAGCCAAGTAGCAGAATATGATAAAAAACGAACATTAGTTAAGGAATTTACACAGCTTAATTTATTTGTTTCTGATGAAAATAGTGCCATCGAATGGATTCGCCAACAATTAATGAAAAAGCCACAGACTCGTCAGGACATTCACCCTGATTTTATGAAAGAATTACAACATATTGCAAAACATGAAAAGCTTCCAGAACTTGATGATCTTTTAAATCAAAACTTTCTAAGATATGATGGGGATGGGCCTGTTCCAAATCAAATTCTTACTTATCTAAGAAGAAACTATAAAGATTTGCGTGGTTTAGAACCAGATGATCCAAAAGTAGTTGAAAAAGCAATGCATCGTTGGTATGTGCCAGATCCAAATAAACAGGCAGACTTGGAGAAACTCCGCGAGAGGGCATTGCTACGGGAATATGAAAGTTATCTAAAAGAATTGGAAGGAAATAAAAAAAAGCTAAGAACGTTCCGAACAGAAGCGATTCGTGCAGGATTTAAAAAGGCTTACAGTGACAAAGATTTTGAAAGTATTGTTAAAGTTGGGGAACGTATTCCAGAGAAGGTCATTCAAGAAGATGACAAATTGCTCATGTACTATGACAATGCTTGTATTCGTTTAGGGTTATAA